From the Lathyrus oleraceus cultivar Zhongwan6 chromosome 4, CAAS_Psat_ZW6_1.0, whole genome shotgun sequence genome, one window contains:
- the LOC127074708 gene encoding protein EARLY-RESPONSIVE TO DEHYDRATION 7, chloroplastic, which yields MEKEHASMDSQNPNHKNSLYPEVIVSNPEESSPFISNPNTTTSSSLYPSIDHDIGDLVEDLFPDSRSPSAPPIAAEDVLIKVPGAILHLIDQQCSFELAIGDLTIIRLRQGHTTVAVYARVANEIQWPLAKDEAAVKVDDSHYFFCFRVPKEKEDSDSSDSSDEENKKQIRRKGSRKGKGDDGWDLLSYGLTIASKGQEDLVKELDEVLKECSSFSIQEVSEKAKKKGEALDGSLAMEISPVEMETVKEKKELMEERCAAYWTTLAPNVEDYNGTAARLIAAGSGQLVKGILWCGDVTIDRLKWGNEFMKKRMGPPTQAEISPQTLRRIKRAKKVTKMTESVATGVLTGVVKVSGFFTSSVANSKAGQKFFKLLPGEVVLASLDGFSKLCDAVEVAGKNVMSTSNTVTTEVVHHRYGEEAAKATSEGLDAAGHAVGTAWAAFKIRQAFNPKSVLKPSALAKSAAKVAADYKAKKSK from the exons ATGGAAAAGGAACATGCATCCATGGATTCTCAAAATCCTAACCACAAAAATTCCCTTTACCCAGAAGTTATAGTTTCTAACCCTGAAGAATCTTCACCCTTCATCTCTAACCCTAATACAACAACCTCTTCCTCTCTCTACCCTTCAATCGACCACGACATTGGCGACCTCGTTGAAGATCTCTTCCCGGACAGCAGAAGCCCCTCCGCTCCACCTATTGCCGCCGAGGATGTCCTCATCAAAGTTCCCGGCGCCATTCTCCATCTCATCGACCAACAATGCAGCTTCGAGCTTGCAATTGGCGATCTCACCATTATTCGTCTCCGGCAGGGTCATACTACCGTTGCTGTTTACGCTCGTGTTGCAAACGAAATCCAATGGCCGCTTGCCAAGGACGAGGCTGCCGTGAAAGTCGACGACTCACATTATTTCTTCTGCTTCCGTGTTCCGAAGGAAAAGGAGGATTCGGATTCGAGTGATTCCAGCGACGAGGAAAATAAAAAGCAGATCCGGAGGAAAGGTAGCCGGAAAGGGAAAGGAGACGACGGTTGGGATTTGCTCAGCTACGGTTTGACGATTGCGTCAAAAGGACAGGAGGATTTGGTGAAGGAGCTTGACGAGGTTTTGAAGGAATGCAGCAGTTTCTCTATTCAGGAAGTGTCGGAGAAAGCAAAGAAGAAAGGGGAGGCTTTGGATGGTTCTCTGGCGATGGAGATATCGCCAGTGGAAATGGAAACAGTAAAGGAAAAGAAGGAATTGATGGAGGAGAGGTGTGCTGCTTATTGGACTACATTGGCTCCTAATGTGGAGGATTACAATGGAACCGCTGCGAGGCTCATTGCCGCCGGTTCTGGACAATTGGTTAAGGGAATTTTGTGGTGTGGTGATGTTACCATTGATAGGTTGAAATGGGGAAATGAGTTCATGAAGAAGAGGATGGGTCCTCCTACACAGGCCGAGATTAGTCCCCAAACCTTAAGGCGAATCAAAAG GGCTAAAAAAGTGACTAAAATGACTGAGAGTGTTGCCACTGGGGTCCTCACTGGAGTTGTGAAGGTATCTGGGTTTTTCACCAGTTCAGTAGCAAATTCAAAAGCAGGACAGAAATTTTTCAAGCTTCTACCGGGCGAAGTTGTGCTTGCATCGTTGGATGGATTCA GCAAACTGTGTGATGCTGTTGAAGTAGCAGGAAAAAATGTTATGTCAACATCAAACACCGTGACAACCGAGGTTGTTCATCACAG ATATGGAGAAGAAGCTGCCAAGGCAACTAGTGAAGGGCTAGATGCTGCTGGTCACGCTGTAGGGACTGCATGGGCTGCTTTTAAAATTCGTCAGGCTTTCAATCCTAAAAGTGTTCTAAAACCTTCCGCCTTGGCCAAGTCTGCAGCTAAAGTTGCTGCTGATTATAAGGCTAAAAAATCCAAGTAA